From Sporosarcina sp. 6E9, a single genomic window includes:
- a CDS encoding LysR family transcriptional regulator: protein MDLKQLKYFVAVVEENSFTKAAKILHISQPTLSLSIKALEQQLNTQLFERNTRGMQITDGGQLLYDRAKKLLLNLSIVEKEIVELNATGKGEVHLSIIESTQNWIPKVIKNFKQTYPTMKIHFTEITNKKHVIQSLRSYETHLSITNQLVEEEDIEFIPIYTERFLLIMHEDHELSSKRDLSLEDLKDKPLIISKEGYQTRVNILEAFEADGVEPSIMFEIERFETAWKLVEENLGIAFLPESYVKDIRGSRVVVKEVDSAHLTRTVYLTYMKQRYFPAAIRELIEDIEGHF, encoded by the coding sequence ATGGATCTTAAGCAATTGAAATACTTTGTCGCTGTTGTTGAAGAAAACAGTTTTACAAAGGCTGCCAAAATACTTCATATTTCTCAACCGACGCTAAGTCTGTCCATAAAAGCGCTCGAACAACAATTAAATACGCAACTTTTTGAACGAAATACACGCGGAATGCAAATCACAGACGGTGGACAACTTCTGTATGATCGTGCCAAAAAGTTGCTGTTAAATTTATCAATTGTCGAAAAAGAAATCGTAGAATTAAATGCAACGGGTAAAGGCGAGGTGCACTTAAGCATTATTGAGTCCACTCAAAATTGGATTCCCAAAGTGATTAAAAATTTTAAACAAACGTATCCGACGATGAAAATTCATTTCACAGAGATTACGAATAAGAAGCATGTGATCCAATCACTTAGGAGTTATGAGACTCACTTGAGTATTACGAATCAGCTTGTTGAAGAAGAGGATATTGAATTCATTCCCATTTATACAGAGAGATTTTTGTTAATTATGCATGAAGATCATGAGCTTTCTTCGAAGCGGGATTTGTCGTTAGAGGATTTGAAAGATAAGCCTTTAATCATTAGTAAAGAGGGATATCAAACGAGGGTTAATATATTAGAAGCGTTTGAAGCTGATGGGGTTGAGCCTTCAATTATGTTTGAAATCGAACGTTTTGAAACTGCTTGGAAGCTGGTTGAGGAAAATTTGGGGATTGCATTTCTGCCGGAGAGTTATGTGAAGGATATTCGTGGTTCTCGGGTAGTGGTTAAGGAAGTGGATTCTGCTCATTTGACGCGGACGGTGTATTTGACTTATATGAAGCAGCGGTATTTTCCTGCTGCGATTCGAGAGTTGATTGAGGATATTGAGGGGCATTTTTGA
- a CDS encoding DUF871 domain-containing protein — protein sequence MLGLSVYLGNDNITDLETYITKMQHAGFTAIFTSLHIPEDDPTKYTERLKALGAVAKRNNMELMADISPKSLGHLGFTWENAAGLLEWGVTGLRLDYGIPEETMIKLSKELKIALNASTLTKEMLERLKSNGLQTDSVEAWHNFYPRPETGLDKIEFQKVNNWLKKEGLTVMAFIPGDADLRGPLHEGLPTLEDHRHSAPFEAHLDLITNCAVEKVLVGDLNLTEKTLAQFTAYQDGILKLQAKPFAANQQLSDILSTIQTNRWDAARDCIRSMESREYGLIGTRPVTAQNTIERPIGSITVDNERYGRYQGEIQITKRDLKVDEKVNVIGRVIEEDQPLLQYINGGMKFQIEFV from the coding sequence ATGCTAGGCCTATCAGTTTACTTAGGAAACGACAACATCACCGATCTCGAAACATACATAACCAAAATGCAACACGCAGGATTCACAGCCATCTTCACATCGCTACACATCCCAGAAGACGACCCAACAAAATACACAGAACGTCTAAAAGCACTAGGCGCAGTCGCAAAACGCAACAACATGGAACTCATGGCCGACATTTCACCAAAATCCCTCGGCCACCTCGGCTTCACCTGGGAAAACGCCGCAGGACTCCTCGAATGGGGCGTCACTGGACTAAGACTAGACTACGGCATCCCAGAAGAAACAATGATCAAGCTATCTAAAGAATTGAAAATCGCCCTAAACGCCAGCACACTAACAAAAGAAATGCTCGAAAGATTAAAATCAAACGGCCTACAAACCGATTCCGTAGAAGCATGGCATAACTTCTACCCAAGACCAGAAACTGGCCTCGACAAAATTGAGTTCCAAAAAGTGAACAACTGGCTCAAAAAAGAAGGACTAACCGTCATGGCCTTCATCCCAGGCGACGCCGACCTAAGAGGTCCCTTACATGAAGGCCTCCCAACACTAGAAGATCATCGACACAGCGCACCATTCGAAGCCCATCTAGACCTAATCACAAACTGCGCAGTCGAAAAAGTCCTAGTCGGAGACCTAAACCTAACCGAAAAAACCTTAGCACAATTCACAGCCTATCAAGATGGAATCCTAAAACTACAGGCAAAACCGTTCGCCGCGAATCAACAGCTAAGTGATATATTATCCACCATCCAAACCAATCGTTGGGACGCAGCTAGAGACTGCATCAGATCCATGGAGTCAAGAGAATACGGACTAATCGGAACCCGTCCAGTCACAGCACAAAATACTATCGAAAGACCAATTGGCTCGATAACAGTTGATAACGAGAGATATGGACGATACCAAGGTGAGATACAAATTACGAAACGTGATTTGAAAGTGGATGAAAAAGTAAACGTCATTGGTAGAGTTATTGAAGAAGACCAGCCGCTACTGCAATACATAAATGGTGGCATGAAATTTCAGATTGAATTTGTGTAA
- a CDS encoding PTS transporter subunit EIIC, giving the protein MKKEERMATDIFEHIGGKGNIQRLSHCMTRLRLQLKDDSKANIDALKKIDGVMGVIDDDTLQIVVGPGTVNRVAAEMSKVTGLAIGEEANPDDDDLTFSEKAARDNAKRKEKNKTPFKMLLRRIGNIFIPLIPGLVASGLLNGAANFAKNAEVDVTTSWMQILLVLGSGVFMYLMILVGWNTAKEFGGTPVLGAIAGATLFHPGLGDIVIYGEPLVSGRGGLFGVIFAAFLMTVVEKRVRRVMPAAVDIIFTPLLTLLIVGFFSLYAIMPVAGVLSDAITSGINSLLDVGGIVAGAVLAGFFLPLVMAGLHHGLTPIHLELIETLSYTALLPILAMAGAGQVGAAIAIFVKTKNKRLRNIIKGALPVGFLGIGEPLLYGVTLPLGRPFITACMGAAVGGAFQALMKVAATGIGVSGISLIPLIANNQYLYYFIGLVIAYTFGFLFTYLWGFKEEMAEGI; this is encoded by the coding sequence GTGAAGAAAGAAGAACGCATGGCCACCGATATATTTGAACATATTGGCGGCAAAGGGAACATTCAACGACTATCGCATTGCATGACCCGTCTACGCTTGCAACTAAAAGACGACAGCAAAGCGAACATCGATGCACTCAAAAAAATCGACGGCGTCATGGGCGTCATTGATGACGACACGCTACAAATCGTCGTCGGTCCGGGAACGGTCAATCGAGTCGCTGCAGAAATGAGCAAAGTCACGGGACTCGCGATTGGCGAAGAGGCCAATCCAGACGACGATGATCTGACATTCAGCGAAAAAGCGGCGCGCGACAACGCAAAACGAAAAGAGAAGAACAAAACACCATTCAAAATGCTATTACGCAGAATCGGTAACATCTTCATTCCACTCATCCCTGGTCTTGTCGCATCGGGATTACTGAACGGGGCGGCGAACTTCGCCAAAAACGCAGAAGTCGATGTAACAACATCTTGGATGCAAATCCTTCTCGTCCTGGGTAGCGGGGTCTTCATGTACCTAATGATTTTAGTCGGTTGGAACACAGCGAAAGAATTTGGCGGAACCCCGGTTCTCGGTGCCATCGCAGGGGCTACATTATTCCATCCAGGACTCGGGGATATAGTGATTTACGGCGAACCATTAGTCTCAGGTCGCGGCGGATTATTCGGCGTCATTTTTGCAGCATTTCTCATGACTGTCGTTGAAAAACGCGTTCGTAGAGTCATGCCAGCTGCAGTTGATATTATCTTTACACCATTACTCACGTTATTAATTGTTGGATTCTTTTCACTATACGCAATCATGCCAGTTGCTGGCGTACTATCAGATGCCATCACATCAGGCATCAACTCGCTTCTTGATGTAGGGGGAATCGTAGCAGGTGCAGTTCTTGCAGGATTCTTCTTGCCACTCGTTATGGCAGGACTCCACCATGGCCTAACGCCAATTCACTTGGAGTTAATCGAAACGTTAAGCTACACAGCATTATTACCAATTCTCGCAATGGCAGGCGCAGGTCAAGTCGGCGCAGCAATCGCGATCTTCGTGAAAACGAAAAACAAACGCTTACGCAACATTATCAAAGGTGCACTTCCAGTCGGATTCCTCGGAATCGGAGAGCCGCTACTGTACGGGGTCACGCTTCCATTAGGTCGCCCGTTCATCACAGCTTGTATGGGCGCAGCAGTCGGCGGTGCATTCCAAGCCCTGATGAAAGTCGCAGCAACAGGAATCGGCGTTTCCGGGATTTCACTAATCCCACTCATCGCCAACAACCAATACCTATACTATTTCATAGGCTTGGTCATCGCATACACTTTCGGATTCCTATTCACCTATCTATGGGGATTCAAAGAAGAGATGGCAGAAGGCATCTAA
- the murQ gene encoding N-acetylmuramic acid 6-phosphate etherase — translation MLEKLATETRNPNTMQLDEMSPREILIAMNQEDKTVPETIENEIDSIEKVVKAVIHSFNNDGRLIYVGAGTSGRLGILDAVECVPTFGVSPSKVQGLIAGGMKAFTVAVEGAEDSAALGAEDLKAINLTENDIVIGLAASGRTPYVIGALNYAKKLNVKTASISCNKNAEMSKHADMAIEIETGPEVLTGSTRLKAGTGQKLVLNMISTAAMIGIGKAYENLMVDVQATNEKLVERSKRIIMEATGVDYETAASYYEQAQHHVKTAIVMILLQCSYNEAVEKLTESNGFVRQSIK, via the coding sequence ATGCTCGAGAAATTAGCAACCGAAACAAGAAACCCGAACACCATGCAATTAGATGAAATGTCGCCAAGAGAAATTCTGATCGCGATGAACCAAGAAGACAAAACAGTTCCGGAAACAATTGAAAATGAGATCGACAGCATCGAAAAAGTAGTGAAAGCAGTAATTCATTCATTCAATAACGACGGACGTTTAATCTACGTCGGCGCAGGTACAAGTGGCAGACTTGGCATCCTGGACGCAGTCGAATGTGTACCAACTTTCGGCGTTTCACCAAGCAAAGTTCAAGGTTTAATTGCAGGTGGAATGAAAGCGTTTACAGTTGCGGTAGAAGGTGCCGAGGATAGCGCAGCACTAGGCGCAGAAGACTTGAAAGCCATTAACCTGACAGAAAACGACATCGTCATCGGACTCGCTGCAAGCGGCCGAACGCCTTATGTGATCGGTGCACTAAATTACGCGAAAAAACTAAACGTAAAAACAGCATCCATCTCTTGCAATAAAAACGCAGAAATGAGCAAACACGCTGACATGGCTATTGAAATCGAAACCGGTCCAGAAGTCTTAACAGGTTCCACGAGACTCAAAGCAGGTACTGGACAAAAACTCGTCCTCAACATGATCTCAACAGCAGCGATGATCGGCATCGGGAAAGCGTATGAAAACCTGATGGTGGACGTACAAGCGACCAATGAGAAATTAGTAGAACGCTCTAAACGTATCATTATGGAAGCAACCGGAGTTGACTACGAAACGGCCGCAAGTTATTACGAACAAGCACAGCATCACGTCAAAACGGCCATTGTTATGATTCTATTACAATGTTCATATAATGAAGCGGTAGAAAAACTAACAGAATCAAACGGCTTTGTCCGACAATCAATAAAATAA
- a CDS encoding MurR/RpiR family transcriptional regulator, whose protein sequence is MPTLIRSIKQQLESLSAAEKQIAKYIIQNPDLIPNMTTKELSAKTGVSEASVVRFCKSIGVGSFKSFKLALVRDLTIAEMNITDVTNLQKNDSPYDLFQKVIQVNKFAIDSCTDSMNKKELDKAVTTIKSAKRIVFFGVGGSSIAAVDAHYKFTRLGYHSITSTDFHHLLTVIPYLEKGDVFIAISTSGMTKDVIELAQFAQKTGATVIAISNLDDKSTLHKLADINLSTPNVERDFRIGSIPSRMTQLTIIDTLYMSVFHQIGDKVIKHYHEARKEMEQLRR, encoded by the coding sequence ATGCCAACCCTAATAAGATCAATCAAACAACAACTAGAATCCCTATCCGCAGCCGAAAAACAAATCGCCAAATACATCATTCAAAACCCAGACCTAATCCCGAACATGACCACAAAAGAACTATCCGCAAAAACCGGCGTATCCGAAGCGAGCGTCGTCCGTTTCTGCAAATCAATCGGAGTGGGTAGTTTCAAATCATTTAAACTCGCACTCGTCAGAGACCTAACGATTGCTGAAATGAATATTACAGACGTCACAAACTTACAAAAAAACGATTCACCTTACGATCTGTTCCAAAAAGTGATTCAAGTAAACAAATTCGCCATCGACTCTTGCACGGACTCGATGAACAAAAAAGAACTCGATAAAGCTGTCACAACCATCAAATCAGCAAAAAGGATCGTCTTCTTCGGCGTAGGGGGATCATCAATTGCTGCGGTGGATGCGCATTATAAATTTACAAGACTCGGCTATCATTCCATCACAAGCACAGACTTTCACCATTTACTAACCGTGATTCCATACCTAGAAAAAGGGGATGTCTTCATCGCTATCAGTACATCTGGAATGACGAAAGATGTCATAGAGCTTGCGCAGTTCGCACAAAAAACAGGGGCAACCGTCATAGCCATATCCAATCTAGATGACAAATCGACCCTGCATAAACTCGCAGACATCAATCTCTCCACGCCGAATGTCGAACGAGATTTCAGAATCGGAAGTATCCCGTCACGCATGACGCAACTGACAATTATCGACACGTTATACATGAGCGTTTTCCACCAAATCGGTGACAAAGTCATTAAACATTACCACGAAGCAAGAAAAGAGATGGAACAGCTCCGACGCTAA
- a CDS encoding nuclease-related domain-containing protein, whose translation MPRKEPPLLRAIPRLIARLPKDSPHLKKLEKQLYRVSAGYAGELEIDQYLATLDIPTSMTVLKDIQLSHSPGMTFQIDTLILAEKFILIIDVKNITDKLRFKTNPNQLEQEKQTGEIIRMDCPLEQLHTHIHNLQNWLARRELQVDIIGRVLLSNPNSHVIEEAPNAPILYKKGLPVLLRNLPKSNQCTAQNLLNA comes from the coding sequence ATGCCAAGAAAAGAACCGCCATTATTAAGGGCAATCCCAAGATTAATCGCGCGACTCCCAAAAGATTCACCGCATCTTAAAAAACTTGAAAAACAACTATATAGAGTGAGCGCAGGCTACGCTGGCGAACTCGAAATAGATCAATACTTGGCTACACTTGATATCCCCACATCAATGACGGTACTCAAAGATATCCAACTTTCTCATTCCCCCGGTATGACATTCCAAATCGACACCCTAATTTTGGCCGAGAAATTCATCTTGATAATTGATGTCAAAAATATAACTGACAAACTTCGTTTCAAAACAAATCCAAACCAGCTAGAACAAGAAAAGCAGACAGGCGAAATCATACGAATGGATTGCCCACTCGAGCAACTTCATACGCATATTCACAATCTACAAAATTGGCTTGCCAGAAGGGAACTACAAGTCGACATCATCGGTCGGGTACTTCTATCAAATCCCAATTCCCATGTCATAGAAGAAGCACCGAACGCCCCGATCCTCTATAAAAAAGGGCTGCCCGTCTTATTGCGCAATCTACCAAAAAGCAATCAATGTACAGCACAAAACTTATTAAACGCATAG
- a CDS encoding C40 family peptidase, producing the protein MRKVVISLVTAASILFTTATIDAHATEPVGQVSVQSESSYTYKTVTKVGSTKATAKSGSFKLKYNTNVRRDAGTKNKIVITAKKGSTATATHQKKVGKETWYKVKVSGKSGWVLSTLLTPAKAAAKAPAKKAAPKKAAPKATTQAASGSYTTKYNSNIRSNAGTNNKIVTTAKKGTKVTVSAQKKVGKTTWYKVKANGKTGWVSSDLLAKATKAKAPAKKTKKASNSTFSTDLIANAMKLRGVPYRYGGTTTSGFDCSGFVQYAFKQSGKSIPRATTGQYAATTKVSNPQPGDLVFFAGTYKAGISHVGIYIGNNQFIHSGGKNVHVRSMSDPYWSKYFHSYRSF; encoded by the coding sequence ATGAGAAAAGTTGTCATTTCACTAGTAACTGCGGCTTCTATTTTATTTACCACTGCCACAATTGACGCACACGCCACTGAACCGGTTGGACAAGTCAGTGTTCAATCAGAGTCATCTTACACATATAAGACAGTAACGAAAGTAGGGTCTACTAAAGCAACAGCTAAATCTGGTAGTTTCAAATTAAAGTATAATACGAATGTCCGCAGAGACGCTGGAACAAAGAACAAAATTGTTATTACAGCGAAAAAAGGATCGACTGCAACTGCAACTCATCAGAAAAAAGTTGGCAAAGAAACTTGGTATAAAGTTAAAGTTAGTGGAAAGTCTGGTTGGGTTCTAAGCACATTGCTAACTCCAGCGAAAGCAGCGGCTAAAGCGCCTGCTAAAAAGGCTGCACCAAAAAAAGCGGCTCCGAAAGCAACAACTCAAGCAGCAAGTGGTTCATACACAACAAAATATAATTCAAATATCCGTTCAAATGCGGGTACGAATAATAAAATTGTAACAACTGCTAAAAAAGGTACTAAGGTTACTGTATCTGCACAGAAGAAAGTCGGTAAGACAACTTGGTATAAAGTAAAAGCTAACGGTAAGACAGGTTGGGTTTCCAGTGATTTATTGGCGAAGGCGACTAAAGCGAAAGCCCCTGCTAAGAAAACGAAAAAAGCTTCAAACAGCACGTTCTCTACGGACTTAATCGCAAATGCGATGAAACTTCGCGGTGTACCTTACCGTTACGGTGGTACGACGACAAGCGGTTTTGACTGCAGTGGATTTGTTCAATATGCATTCAAGCAATCCGGGAAAAGCATTCCTCGCGCTACAACTGGACAATATGCAGCAACGACAAAAGTTTCAAATCCTCAACCAGGCGATTTAGTATTCTTTGCTGGTACTTACAAAGCAGGTATTTCGCATGTTGGGATTTATATCGGAAATAACCAGTTCATCCATTCTGGTGGAAAAAACGTACACGTTCGTAGCATGAGCGATCCTTATTGGAGCAAGTACTTCCACAGTTACAGAAGCTTCTAA
- a CDS encoding S1C family serine protease: MKNKRTLFKGVILLVLVAVLFSLFGQLGQIKTASEPVLKPDSFENIALEGMEIDPELIPEEETETEEGSVEVTAVEEKTEVIVKIEVPVAPETDLSSTIANAKSFVYTIDSDLQQGSGFLFNEKGDIVTNAHVAKDAAYITVTNSNGQQFNGHVIGISDKTDIALIRVLDLAGKQPMEMELSRVPVGTKVFALGSPENIANTSTEGKITDFGKSFFDDYDYKNLYEMDATIKQGSSGGPLIDASTDRIIGINSLILENNPNIGYAIPIYTVIDQLNQWAANVKEIVDEREDIEIEGAYLDDELLRSFINSYYELIPYSLNDKKLEYYWTYLLPESQAAKEGVRQVEELYGEHKVYEEVKSEITSVEIGENEAIVKANATFTYHDTESDEVKTIDYGATFTVVIDEYGDYAIKNIEQ; the protein is encoded by the coding sequence ATGAAAAATAAAAGAACGCTCTTTAAAGGAGTCATATTACTAGTATTAGTCGCAGTTTTATTTAGCCTTTTTGGTCAACTCGGGCAAATTAAAACAGCATCCGAGCCGGTCTTAAAGCCGGATTCTTTTGAGAATATCGCATTAGAAGGTATGGAAATCGATCCAGAATTGATACCTGAAGAAGAAACCGAAACCGAAGAGGGTTCTGTTGAAGTAACAGCAGTTGAAGAAAAGACGGAAGTGATTGTAAAAATAGAAGTTCCGGTTGCTCCTGAAACAGATTTATCGTCAACCATCGCGAATGCGAAATCATTCGTCTACACGATTGACTCTGATTTGCAGCAAGGCTCAGGATTTCTATTTAATGAAAAAGGGGACATCGTAACGAATGCCCATGTCGCCAAAGATGCGGCTTACATAACAGTCACGAATAGTAACGGCCAACAATTTAATGGGCACGTCATCGGGATTTCAGACAAGACAGATATTGCACTTATACGCGTTCTCGATTTAGCAGGGAAACAACCGATGGAAATGGAGCTTTCGAGAGTTCCAGTTGGCACGAAAGTCTTTGCTTTAGGGAGCCCTGAAAACATCGCGAACACGTCAACCGAAGGGAAGATTACAGACTTCGGAAAAAGCTTCTTCGATGACTATGACTACAAAAACCTGTACGAAATGGATGCCACGATCAAGCAAGGCTCCAGCGGTGGTCCATTAATCGATGCGAGCACGGACCGAATCATCGGTATCAACTCGCTAATCCTTGAAAATAATCCAAACATTGGGTACGCGATTCCTATCTACACGGTCATCGATCAATTGAACCAATGGGCAGCAAATGTGAAAGAAATCGTTGATGAACGAGAAGACATTGAAATCGAAGGCGCCTATCTGGACGATGAATTGCTCAGAAGCTTCATCAACAGCTATTACGAATTAATCCCGTACTCACTTAACGACAAAAAGCTAGAATACTACTGGACTTACTTATTACCAGAAAGTCAAGCTGCAAAAGAAGGCGTTCGTCAAGTAGAGGAATTGTACGGGGAACATAAAGTTTATGAAGAAGTAAAATCTGAAATTACCAGCGTTGAGATCGGCGAAAATGAAGCAATCGTAAAAGCGAATGCAACATTTACTTATCACGACACGGAAAGTGATGAAGTCAAAACAATCGATTACGGGGCAACATTCACTGTCGTCATTGACGAATACGGAGATTACGCCATTAAAAATATTGAACAATAA
- a CDS encoding WecB/TagA/CpsF family glycosyltransferase, with protein sequence MDEIEILDIPISNINKAELLKDIDDHFQTPGGNLFFVTANPEIIMLTKSSNSYKEAITSADYVLADGIGVLIASKILGAPLREKLPGYELMHDFLAYANRHGKTVYFFGAKPGVAEQAAKNAKVEYRGLKVAGFMDGYTNKGPLVANEIAVTEPDFVFVAMGAPLQERWIAKYKDLFPTSVLVGVGGSFDVLSGNVKRAPKFWTNNNLEWFYRLITQPTRAKRMLKIPQFLMHVVKERFSR encoded by the coding sequence ATGGATGAAATAGAGATATTGGATATTCCAATTTCAAATATAAATAAAGCAGAATTACTAAAAGATATAGACGATCACTTTCAAACGCCTGGTGGGAATTTGTTTTTTGTTACGGCAAATCCTGAAATCATTATGCTGACAAAAAGTTCAAATTCTTATAAAGAAGCGATTACGTCTGCAGATTATGTTCTTGCCGACGGGATTGGTGTCTTGATAGCGTCGAAAATACTTGGCGCTCCCCTTCGTGAAAAATTGCCTGGTTATGAGTTAATGCATGACTTTCTAGCATATGCGAATCGGCACGGGAAAACCGTCTATTTTTTCGGGGCGAAACCTGGCGTGGCCGAACAAGCTGCGAAGAATGCAAAGGTTGAATATCGCGGATTGAAAGTGGCGGGTTTCATGGACGGTTATACAAATAAAGGGCCGTTGGTTGCAAATGAAATTGCTGTAACTGAACCAGATTTCGTTTTCGTTGCGATGGGTGCTCCGCTCCAAGAACGTTGGATTGCGAAGTATAAGGATCTATTTCCAACGTCGGTATTGGTCGGGGTAGGTGGAAGCTTTGACGTGCTCTCTGGGAACGTGAAGAGAGCGCCGAAGTTCTGGACAAACAATAACTTGGAATGGTTTTACCGGTTGATCACGCAGCCTACTAGAGCAAAGCGGATGCTGAAGATTCCACAGTTTTTGATGCATGTTGTGAAAGAACGGTTTTCTAGGTGA
- a CDS encoding Ig-like domain-containing protein has translation MKKKITSVLASVLLITTAFSGSVFADSNDTLKNQIELPGTAEPSKEFRNFNTDNFKLPQILNKNGVSSFSNSLDADSDILYEAEPNDYPELADNLPMGKGMVGAFQWEEDIDFYKVKVTTTDYMLVLGTAFDDYPYMELAYGVFDSDLNFIDPELYEYDDEDGIYHLLVPVKPGDYYILAMDYYEFGSNELYMLMAQMLDTKAPSAPTVNAIDDNDTSISGKAEKNSTVTIKNGSTVLGKPKADRSGNFKLTVKKIKAGSKITATATDAAGNVSKSTTITVKDKTAPSAPKVKAVDDNDKTVSGTAEANSTVTVKNGKKILGSPKVDKSGKFKLTIKSVKAGTKLTFTAKDAAGNVSKVKTVTVVDKTAPSITVKNIYSTTKTATGKTEAGAKVSFKVGKTTIGSGTANAKGDFKIAIKRQKKNTTITVTVSDKAKNSRKVTTKVK, from the coding sequence TTGAAAAAGAAAATTACTAGTGTCCTTGCTTCTGTCCTATTAATAACCACTGCATTCTCAGGAAGCGTTTTTGCCGATTCCAATGATACCTTGAAGAATCAAATCGAATTACCAGGCACGGCAGAACCAAGTAAGGAATTCCGCAACTTCAACACTGATAATTTTAAATTGCCTCAAATCCTCAATAAAAACGGAGTAAGCAGCTTCTCTAACAGCCTCGATGCAGATAGTGATATTCTATATGAAGCAGAGCCGAATGATTATCCAGAATTAGCGGATAACCTACCAATGGGTAAAGGCATGGTGGGCGCTTTTCAATGGGAAGAAGATATTGACTTTTATAAGGTGAAAGTAACAACCACTGATTATATGCTTGTGTTAGGCACCGCTTTTGACGATTATCCGTATATGGAACTTGCTTATGGCGTATTTGATTCCGACTTAAACTTTATTGATCCGGAACTATATGAATATGACGATGAGGACGGCATCTACCATCTGCTTGTACCTGTAAAGCCTGGTGATTACTATATCCTTGCAATGGATTATTATGAGTTTGGAAGCAATGAGCTTTATATGCTTATGGCACAGATGCTTGATACCAAAGCCCCTTCCGCGCCTACAGTTAATGCAATCGATGATAATGATACTTCCATCTCCGGAAAAGCGGAGAAAAATTCAACTGTCACCATCAAAAACGGAAGCACTGTATTGGGCAAGCCGAAAGCCGATCGTAGCGGCAACTTCAAGTTGACCGTCAAAAAAATTAAAGCTGGTTCCAAAATCACTGCAACGGCAACGGATGCAGCCGGCAATGTAAGCAAATCTACGACTATCACAGTTAAGGATAAGACGGCGCCAAGCGCTCCTAAAGTGAAAGCTGTCGATGACAATGATAAAACAGTATCTGGTACGGCCGAAGCGAATTCCACTGTTACTGTAAAGAACGGTAAAAAAATACTGGGTTCGCCTAAAGTTGATAAATCAGGCAAATTTAAGCTGACCATCAAATCTGTGAAAGCTGGAACGAAATTGACCTTCACTGCCAAAGATGCTGCAGGCAATGTAAGTAAAGTAAAAACTGTTACTGTTGTTGATAAGACTGCACCGAGCATCACTGTGAAAAACATCTACTCCACTACCAAAACAGCTACAGGTAAAACAGAAGCAGGCGCGAAAGTTTCTTTCAAGGTCGGTAAAACAACCATTGGTTCCGGAACAGCAAACGCTAAAGGTGATTTTAAAATCGCCATCAAACGCCAAAAGAAAAACACAACAATCACTGTAACTGTTTCCGATAAAGCCAAGAATTCGAGAAAAGTTACTACAAAAGTAAAGTAA